In Methylomonas sp. MK1, the following are encoded in one genomic region:
- a CDS encoding DUF2750 domain-containing protein, whose amino-acid sequence MRYEPYQEEYDAAQSMSDEDLLEYFMYRIVEMDEVWGLKESRQWILRVVDGHETLPVWPYRRYADEAAVGEWENMIGVAETLDFFMYQVLNKLTAQGVLVEIMPRKAAAGCLISPQRLFNFLEGMRDSRDFVLDD is encoded by the coding sequence ATGCGCTACGAACCTTACCAAGAAGAATATGATGCGGCTCAGTCCATGAGCGACGAAGATCTGTTGGAATATTTTATGTATCGCATCGTCGAAATGGACGAAGTCTGGGGTTTGAAAGAAAGCCGGCAATGGATTTTGCGGGTGGTGGACGGCCACGAAACCTTGCCGGTCTGGCCCTACCGGCGCTACGCTGACGAGGCGGCGGTCGGCGAATGGGAAAACATGATAGGGGTGGCGGAGACGCTGGATTTTTTCATGTATCAAGTCTTGAACAAGCTGACCGCACAGGGCGTCCTGGTGGAAATCATGCCCCGAAAAGCGGCGGCGGGCTGTCTGATCAGTCCGCAACGGCTGTTTAATTTTCTGGAAGGCATGCGCGATTCGCGCGACTTTGTGTTGGACGATTAA
- the hflK gene encoding FtsH protease activity modulator HflK: MSSEKQNTSKQTPQSDWKLELDKQWKQVSTKAGDFFNDHKSMFTLTNIAAAVGGTLTVVWLASGVYIVDQGNRGVVSRFGAYSETTLPGPHWHIPAPIESVANVNVEQQRFIEVGYTDSSRVNKSAVIPQESLMLTSDENIITVRLAVQYQINNARDYLFNVKNNENTLKQLTESVERAVIGRNNMDFVLTEGRSQIVAEIKEQIQEAMDGYKAGISIASVNLQDAQPPEEVQGAFEDAIRAREDKQRLINEAEAYSNEVIPKARGAASRIIQEAEAYEAEKVAKAKGETERFDQLLVEYEKSPAITRKRLYLEAKEKLYSSTNKIMLNDDQSSPMMYMPLPQTVTQHAQPAASHTEPELSSEPHNGDKNGVRKSTGNELRPSRSKQ; encoded by the coding sequence ATGTCATCAGAAAAACAAAACACCAGTAAGCAAACGCCGCAGTCCGACTGGAAGTTGGAATTGGATAAGCAGTGGAAGCAAGTCTCTACTAAAGCGGGCGACTTCTTTAACGATCACAAGAGTATGTTTACGTTAACCAATATCGCCGCTGCCGTGGGTGGCACCTTGACCGTCGTCTGGCTGGCCAGCGGGGTTTATATAGTGGACCAGGGTAATCGCGGGGTGGTAAGTCGCTTCGGAGCGTATTCCGAGACCACCTTGCCCGGTCCGCATTGGCACATTCCGGCGCCTATCGAAAGCGTCGCCAACGTTAACGTAGAACAACAACGCTTTATCGAAGTTGGCTATACCGATTCCAGCCGGGTTAACAAATCAGCTGTTATTCCGCAAGAATCATTGATGCTGACCAGTGACGAAAACATTATTACCGTGCGCCTGGCCGTGCAGTATCAGATTAATAACGCCCGCGACTACTTGTTTAACGTGAAAAACAACGAAAACACGTTGAAGCAATTGACTGAAAGCGTGGAGCGCGCGGTGATCGGTCGCAACAATATGGACTTCGTCTTAACCGAAGGGCGCAGTCAAATCGTCGCAGAGATTAAAGAACAAATTCAGGAAGCGATGGACGGCTACAAAGCCGGTATCAGCATCGCTAGCGTCAACCTACAAGACGCGCAGCCGCCCGAGGAAGTGCAAGGTGCGTTCGAGGATGCGATTCGGGCCAGAGAAGACAAGCAACGCTTGATCAACGAAGCCGAAGCCTACAGCAACGAAGTGATTCCTAAAGCGCGCGGCGCGGCTTCCAGAATTATTCAAGAAGCGGAAGCCTACGAAGCCGAGAAAGTAGCCAAAGCCAAAGGTGAAACCGAACGGTTCGATCAGTTGCTGGTGGAATACGAAAAAAGCCCTGCCATCACCCGTAAACGTTTGTACTTGGAAGCCAAGGAAAAACTGTACAGCAGCACCAACAAAATCATGCTGAACGATGATCAATCCAGCCCGATGATGTACATGCCTTTGCCGCAAACCGTCACGCAACATGCACAGCCAGCCGCCAGCCATACGGAACCGGAACTTAGCTCCGAACCGCACAACGGCGACAAAAATGGCGTTCGCAAATCAACCGGCAACGAATTACGTCCTAGCAGGAGCAAACAATGA
- a CDS encoding sigma-70 family RNA polymerase sigma factor, whose product MSNLATLPIDSEMDSVTESQPNSLAVQVEQARQTLLALLLENKQTNALIINRFLHDLNSGVDCSDLIVAKNSEDYKRLLQLLVNSQAANKNNPVLYVENNGQDKVVQAENVVQLMGSEFAQQSLVARSVNRLLYSLHLLPVFLMDSAAQADGVLTAETEDSADFKKRLGKAKRELRSLRQQMISANTGLVAFVAHKYKTSNLSFEDLMQEGLVGLIKAVDRFDPDRGICFSTYAIYWIRQAISRLIVKQEKIVRLPVALAEKAATVFEAMRSCYLKYERWPSIAELKLACDLSEQEIKTISSYYQATHSLDASIGDDDDNLELMAKMQQHQFSLPLDELIDQDLAQYVDKAVASLPEKQAAILTMRFGLRDHTEMTLQAVADQLHVTRERVRQIQNEALKKLKQQFGFDLMLFLEPKDG is encoded by the coding sequence ATGTCCAACTTAGCCACATTGCCAATCGATAGCGAGATGGATTCGGTAACAGAATCCCAACCCAACTCACTTGCCGTTCAAGTTGAACAGGCCAGGCAGACTCTGCTAGCGTTATTGCTGGAAAACAAGCAGACCAACGCTTTGATAATCAACAGATTTTTGCACGACCTCAATTCAGGCGTGGACTGCTCGGATCTGATCGTCGCCAAGAACTCTGAAGACTATAAAAGGCTGCTGCAATTATTGGTCAACAGCCAGGCGGCAAATAAAAACAATCCAGTCCTTTATGTCGAGAATAACGGACAGGACAAAGTTGTACAAGCCGAGAATGTTGTACAACTTATGGGTTCGGAATTCGCGCAACAATCCTTGGTGGCTCGTTCGGTTAATCGGTTGTTGTACAGCCTGCACTTGTTACCGGTATTTTTGATGGACAGTGCGGCCCAAGCAGACGGCGTATTGACCGCCGAAACCGAAGACAGCGCAGATTTCAAAAAACGCCTGGGCAAAGCCAAACGGGAATTGAGAAGCTTGCGCCAACAAATGATCTCCGCCAACACCGGCCTGGTGGCCTTCGTTGCTCACAAGTACAAAACCAGCAATTTGAGCTTTGAAGATTTGATGCAGGAAGGTTTGGTGGGCTTGATTAAAGCGGTGGATAGATTCGACCCTGATCGCGGCATCTGTTTTTCGACTTATGCCATCTATTGGATCAGACAGGCCATATCCCGCCTGATAGTCAAACAAGAAAAAATTGTCCGTTTGCCGGTAGCGCTGGCTGAAAAAGCCGCCACCGTGTTCGAGGCCATGCGCAGTTGCTACCTTAAATATGAGCGCTGGCCGAGCATCGCCGAATTAAAACTTGCTTGCGATTTGTCGGAGCAAGAGATTAAAACCATCAGCAGCTACTATCAGGCCACCCACTCTCTGGACGCCTCGATAGGTGATGATGACGATAACCTGGAATTGATGGCAAAAATGCAGCAGCATCAATTCAGTCTGCCACTCGATGAACTAATTGATCAGGATCTGGCTCAATATGTCGACAAAGCAGTTGCTTCGCTACCGGAAAAACAGGCGGCGATTTTAACCATGCGTTTCGGTCTGCGCGATCATACGGAAATGACCTTGCAGGCAGTAGCGGATCAGCTGCATGTTACTCGGGAGAGAGTCAGGCAAATTCAAAATGAAGCATTAAAAAAACTGAAACAACAATTTGGCTTTGACCTTATGCTATTTCTCGAACCCAAGGATGGCTAA
- a CDS encoding bestrophin-like domain → MNEITYDIDSLLIACVLLGSMAVTIELGYRLGLRIKPKVDDNFKAHVNSISGSLLGILALLLGFTFSLSLQRYDSRSEAVVDEANAIGTAYLRAQLLPKSVSAEVSGVIRNYLDLRVRTGYVDLTQRGQREALIAEAGRMQAKLWDYARQANELAPSPVTTGLFIPALNDLIDNFGKRDAEVNRHVPELVLGLLYITFVMSGALVGYTNGLAGHRTSFVTYIMVWLIVVMVFIILDLDRPYRGVIRVSQQSMIDLQSAIRDDGRTDSRH, encoded by the coding sequence ATGAATGAAATTACGTACGACATCGATAGTTTATTGATTGCCTGTGTGTTGCTGGGATCCATGGCAGTGACCATCGAGCTGGGTTATCGCTTGGGTTTACGGATTAAGCCTAAGGTGGACGATAATTTCAAAGCCCATGTCAATTCCATTTCCGGGTCATTACTCGGCATTCTGGCATTGTTGCTGGGTTTTACCTTCTCGTTGTCCTTACAACGCTACGATAGTCGGAGTGAGGCGGTGGTCGACGAAGCCAATGCCATTGGTACCGCTTATTTGCGTGCGCAATTATTGCCGAAGTCAGTCAGTGCAGAAGTCAGCGGCGTAATACGCAATTATCTGGATTTGCGGGTCAGAACCGGCTATGTCGATCTAACCCAGCGTGGGCAGAGGGAGGCGCTGATTGCGGAGGCCGGACGTATGCAAGCGAAACTTTGGGATTACGCCCGGCAAGCGAATGAACTGGCACCCAGTCCGGTGACCACCGGATTGTTTATCCCCGCCTTGAACGATTTGATCGACAATTTTGGGAAACGCGATGCCGAGGTGAATCGGCATGTACCCGAGTTGGTGCTGGGATTGTTGTACATCACTTTTGTAATGAGTGGCGCTCTGGTGGGCTATACCAACGGTCTGGCCGGGCATCGCACATCGTTTGTCACTTACATCATGGTCTGGCTGATTGTGGTCATGGTGTTCATTATTCTGGATTTGGACCGGCCGTATCGGGGCGTAATCCGGGTGAGTCAGCAGAGTATGATCGACTTACAGAGTGCTATTCGCGATGATGGCCGCACCGATAGCCGGCATTAG
- the ftsH gene encoding ATP-dependent zinc metalloprotease FtsH has protein sequence MKKMFIFITILLAAGLVVSAVMNRNMPEYDPHFEISYSDFIEDVRNKVVTEVVIDGNNVEGHRQNGTRFATYNPNDSRMIDELLEYGVKIKVEKPQQPSTLMNILISWAPTLLLIMVLVYFMRKQAAMGGRDGQMGFGKSRAKLMAEDQIKVRFTDVAGVEEAKEDVVEMVDFLREPGKYEALGGKIPRGVLMVGPPGTGKTLLARAIAGEAGVPFFSISGSDFVEMFVGVGASRVRDMFEQAKKRAPCIIFIDEIDAVGRQRGGSGIGGGNDEREQTLNQLLVEMDGFSGNEGIIVIAATNRADVLDKALLRPGRFDRQVQVGLPDIKGREQILKVHGAKVPLAEDVNINDLARGTPGFSGAELANLINEGALFAARNKKRVVTMNDLDKARDKMIMGVEKRTMVMTKEDLLMTAYHEAGHAIVGRNVPEHDPVYKVSIMPRGGALGITMFLPERDQYSASKDKLESQIASLFGGRVAEALIYGKNKVTTGASNDIMRATQLARNMVTKWGLSDRLGPMDYGDSEGGYMGPQSKPMSEKMAQTIDEEVRAVIDANYNRAETILKENIEVLHNMAQALMDWETIDKFQIDELLQGKKLAPPEPEEVEQPKSFEEIEDSINDETGDHLDQGQVLAS, from the coding sequence ATGAAAAAAATGTTCATTTTTATCACCATCCTTCTCGCAGCAGGGTTGGTGGTGTCGGCGGTGATGAATCGCAACATGCCGGAATACGACCCGCATTTTGAAATTTCGTATTCGGACTTTATCGAAGATGTACGTAATAAAGTGGTCACGGAAGTGGTGATCGACGGCAATAACGTCGAAGGGCATCGGCAAAACGGCACGCGTTTCGCGACCTACAATCCCAACGACTCGCGCATGATCGACGAGTTGCTGGAATATGGCGTGAAAATCAAAGTTGAGAAGCCACAACAGCCGTCCACCCTGATGAATATTCTCATCTCCTGGGCGCCCACTTTGTTACTGATCATGGTGCTGGTGTATTTCATGCGCAAGCAGGCCGCGATGGGCGGCCGCGATGGCCAGATGGGTTTTGGTAAAAGCCGCGCTAAATTAATGGCTGAAGACCAAATCAAGGTCCGCTTTACCGACGTCGCCGGCGTGGAAGAAGCCAAGGAAGACGTCGTGGAAATGGTCGATTTCCTGCGAGAACCAGGCAAATACGAAGCTCTTGGCGGCAAAATTCCGCGCGGTGTATTGATGGTGGGCCCTCCCGGTACCGGTAAAACCTTGTTAGCCAGAGCGATTGCCGGCGAAGCAGGCGTACCCTTCTTCTCTATCTCGGGTTCGGATTTCGTGGAAATGTTCGTCGGTGTCGGCGCCTCCAGGGTCAGGGACATGTTCGAACAAGCCAAAAAACGCGCACCCTGCATCATATTTATCGACGAGATCGATGCAGTCGGCCGGCAACGTGGCGGCAGCGGGATCGGCGGAGGTAACGACGAACGCGAACAAACCCTGAACCAGCTGCTGGTGGAGATGGACGGCTTCAGCGGCAACGAAGGTATTATCGTCATAGCCGCCACCAACCGGGCTGACGTGTTAGACAAAGCTTTGTTAAGACCTGGCCGTTTCGACCGTCAAGTACAAGTCGGCTTGCCGGACATCAAAGGCCGCGAACAAATCCTAAAAGTGCATGGCGCCAAAGTACCGCTGGCAGAAGACGTGAATATCAACGATCTGGCCCGCGGCACACCCGGTTTTTCCGGTGCAGAGCTAGCCAATTTGATCAACGAAGGCGCTTTGTTCGCTGCCCGCAACAAAAAGCGGGTCGTGACGATGAACGACTTGGATAAAGCTCGCGACAAAATGATTATGGGCGTTGAAAAACGCACCATGGTGATGACCAAAGAAGATTTGTTGATGACCGCTTATCACGAAGCCGGACACGCCATCGTCGGCCGCAATGTGCCGGAGCATGATCCTGTCTATAAAGTCAGCATCATGCCTCGCGGCGGTGCTCTGGGTATCACCATGTTCTTGCCGGAGCGTGATCAATACAGCGCCTCCAAAGACAAATTGGAAAGCCAGATTGCCAGTTTGTTCGGTGGCCGGGTAGCGGAAGCTTTGATCTACGGCAAAAACAAGGTCACCACTGGCGCGTCCAACGACATCATGCGGGCTACGCAATTGGCTAGAAACATGGTCACAAAATGGGGTTTGTCGGATCGTTTAGGTCCCATGGATTACGGTGACAGCGAAGGCGGCTATATGGGCCCGCAATCCAAGCCAATGTCCGAAAAAATGGCACAAACTATCGATGAAGAGGTACGGGCAGTAATCGACGCCAATTACAACCGCGCCGAAACCATACTGAAAGAAAATATCGAAGTGTTGCACAACATGGCGCAAGCCTTAATGGATTGGGAAACCATCGATAAATTCCAAATTGACGAACTGCTACAAGGCAAAAAACTTGCACCGCCGGAACCTGAAGAAGTAGAACAACCAAAATCGTTTGAAGAGATCGAAGACTCGATAAACGACGAAACCGGCGATCACCTGGATCAAGGACAAGTACTGGCGTCCTAA
- a CDS encoding MerR family transcriptional regulator — MYSIKAITSLTGLTAETLRAWERRYACIMPARNSTGRRFYSQQDLEKLTLLVNLTRKGHPIGKLATLDNQQLQDFQKQVSVQPSEEQSPLLAQIIESLKHYRIERCEQLLKKALIAAEPLDYARDILLPALQTVGELWHDGKLNIAQEHMFSSCIKRIVLSMVNNLHHHSKNNPGMLFATPSGDPHEFGILVSCLIAANQGYNCYYLGADLPAKDIIEACQHLKPDVIVMGLVKTPPEQVTLDELQLIIDSVNSEATKVWLGGSGAYFYYAQLQNDLSNCELITDIDHFNAKAQQQQLSN; from the coding sequence ATGTACTCAATTAAAGCGATTACCTCCTTAACCGGATTAACAGCGGAAACACTAAGAGCCTGGGAACGTCGCTACGCCTGCATCATGCCGGCGCGGAACAGCACCGGGCGGCGTTTCTATTCTCAACAGGATTTGGAAAAATTGACGCTGTTGGTCAATCTGACCCGAAAGGGCCATCCCATCGGCAAGCTGGCTACCCTGGACAACCAGCAGCTACAAGATTTTCAGAAACAAGTCAGTGTTCAACCGTCAGAAGAGCAATCGCCGCTGTTGGCGCAGATCATCGAGTCGTTGAAACACTACCGAATCGAACGTTGCGAGCAGTTGTTGAAGAAGGCTCTGATCGCTGCCGAGCCATTGGACTACGCCAGAGACATTTTGTTGCCGGCCTTGCAAACCGTGGGCGAACTTTGGCACGACGGTAAATTGAACATCGCCCAGGAGCACATGTTTTCCAGTTGCATCAAACGGATTGTGTTGAGCATGGTGAACAATTTGCATCATCACTCTAAAAATAATCCGGGCATGCTGTTTGCCACTCCTAGCGGCGATCCGCATGAATTCGGGATTTTGGTGAGCTGCTTGATCGCTGCCAATCAGGGCTACAACTGCTATTATTTGGGTGCGGACTTGCCGGCCAAGGATATTATCGAGGCCTGCCAGCACTTGAAGCCGGACGTGATCGTCATGGGATTGGTAAAGACTCCGCCGGAGCAAGTAACCCTCGATGAATTACAGCTGATAATAGATTCGGTCAACAGCGAGGCTACCAAGGTATGGCTGGGCGGCAGTGGGGCTTATTTTTACTATGCGCAATTGCAAAACGATTTGAGCAACTGCGAATTGATCACCGATATCGATCATTTCAACGCCAAAGCTCAGCAACAGCAGTTGTCCAACTGA
- a CDS encoding SRPBCC family protein has translation MFDIILILIAIVVLIVLALASRQPDTFQVSRSISMVASPATVFNQINDLQNWQAWSPWAKLDPNAKNSFSGPQAGAGANMSWAGNNKVGEGSMTIVESRPHDLIRFKLDFLKPFKACNTAEFTFKSAGENTVVVWSMSGKNNFIGKLMSLIMNCDKMVGCQFEQGLSAIKAIVEEAG, from the coding sequence ATGTTTGACATTATCCTGATCCTCATTGCAATTGTTGTTCTGATTGTTTTGGCGTTGGCCAGCAGACAGCCGGATACGTTCCAGGTTTCCCGGTCCATCAGTATGGTCGCGTCGCCGGCAACGGTTTTTAACCAAATCAACGATTTGCAGAACTGGCAGGCTTGGTCGCCCTGGGCCAAACTTGACCCCAATGCCAAAAACAGCTTTTCCGGGCCGCAAGCCGGTGCCGGTGCCAACATGAGTTGGGCCGGCAACAACAAGGTAGGCGAGGGCAGTATGACCATCGTAGAGAGTCGCCCGCACGACTTGATCCGTTTCAAACTGGATTTTCTTAAACCGTTTAAAGCCTGCAATACCGCCGAGTTTACCTTCAAATCCGCTGGGGAAAATACTGTTGTGGTCTGGAGTATGTCCGGCAAAAATAACTTTATCGGCAAACTCATGAGCCTGATCATGAATTGCGACAAAATGGTGGGCTGCCAGTTTGAGCAGGGCTTGTCGGCTATCAAAGCGATAGTGGAAGAGGCCGGCTAG
- the hflC gene encoding protease modulator HflC: MSSKTTQVLIPAGLTLCVLAYMSVFYVKENEKAILFRLGEMVTSDYTPGLHFKTPIINNVSTFDARVLTLDAKSERFLTSEKKNVIVDSFVKWRIGDVGLFYTTVGGDEFQANLRLDQIMKDAMRSEFGVRTIKQLISEDRNELRQTLLAKLSPTAEKFGIELIDIRVKRIDLPPEVSSSVYQRMRAERERVAREFRSQGAESAEQISAEADKQKHVIVANAQRDAESIRGRGDAQSAEIYAKSYGKNPEFYAFYRSLQAYQTSFEKTQDTLVLKPNSDFFKYFSSEK, encoded by the coding sequence ATGAGCAGCAAAACCACCCAAGTTTTAATTCCGGCCGGTTTGACCCTGTGTGTACTGGCCTATATGTCGGTTTTTTACGTCAAAGAAAACGAAAAAGCCATTCTGTTTCGTCTCGGTGAGATGGTCACATCCGACTACACTCCCGGGCTACATTTTAAGACCCCTATCATCAATAACGTCAGCACATTTGATGCGCGTGTGCTGACCTTGGATGCCAAATCCGAGCGTTTTCTTACCTCCGAGAAGAAGAACGTTATTGTTGACTCATTCGTCAAATGGCGAATCGGTGATGTGGGTCTCTTTTACACCACGGTCGGCGGCGACGAGTTTCAAGCAAATCTCCGCCTTGATCAAATTATGAAAGATGCGATGCGTAGCGAATTCGGCGTACGAACCATCAAGCAACTGATCTCCGAAGACCGCAACGAACTCAGACAAACCTTGCTGGCAAAGTTGTCGCCGACTGCCGAAAAGTTTGGTATCGAGTTAATCGACATTCGCGTCAAACGCATCGATTTGCCGCCGGAAGTCAGCAGCTCGGTCTATCAACGGATGCGCGCCGAACGTGAGCGGGTAGCCAGAGAGTTCCGTTCGCAAGGCGCGGAAAGTGCCGAGCAAATCAGCGCGGAAGCCGACAAGCAAAAACATGTGATAGTGGCCAATGCCCAGCGCGATGCGGAAAGCATTCGCGGTCGCGGTGACGCGCAATCAGCGGAGATTTACGCGAAAAGCTACGGTAAAAACCCCGAGTTTTATGCGTTCTACCGCAGCTTGCAGGCATACCAAACGTCGTTTGAAAAAACTCAGGATACTTTGGTGTTAAAACCGAATTCCGATTTTTTCAAATACTTCTCCAGCGAAAAGTAA
- a CDS encoding DUF6494 family protein, with the protein MNEDTFNMEIRKFLKTVGISSQREIEHAVAKALETGKLNGSESISVKMTLEAPAAGISHCIEGTIALE; encoded by the coding sequence ATGAACGAAGATACATTCAACATGGAAATCAGAAAATTTCTTAAAACAGTCGGTATCAGTTCGCAGCGCGAGATTGAACACGCAGTGGCGAAAGCGCTGGAAACCGGAAAACTAAACGGTTCGGAAAGCATCAGCGTGAAAATGACTCTGGAAGCGCCTGCGGCAGGCATCAGCCATTGTATTGAGGGGACTATCGCACTGGAATGA
- a CDS encoding VF530 family DNA-binding protein: MTKPGKQDPLHGITLETLLTRLVEKYGWAELASRIDINCFAKDPSITSSLRFLRKTPWARQKVEALYLQNSWAENQD, translated from the coding sequence ATGACTAAACCCGGCAAGCAAGATCCGCTGCATGGCATCACGCTGGAAACACTGCTGACCCGTTTGGTGGAAAAATACGGCTGGGCGGAATTGGCCAGCCGTATCGACATTAATTGCTTTGCCAAAGACCCCAGCATTACCTCCAGTCTGAGGTTTTTGCGCAAGACGCCATGGGCAAGGCAGAAGGTAGAGGCGCTTTATTTGCAGAATTCGTGGGCAGAAAACCAAGACTAG
- a CDS encoding copper resistance system multicopper oxidase, producing MHYWDFSGARYSAAWLLLASLVSSGTQADVYRLSISEKSINLIGDTQQAVVADEALPAPTLHWREGEDVTLQVTNLLKESTSIHWHGIILPYQMDGVPGISFDGIAPGQTFTYQFKIKQSGTYWYHGHSGMQEQQGLFGALIIAPQQEQQKVDRDYVVMLSDWPRADPARTMARLKKQSDYYNFQQRTVGDFFADIQRLGFWETVSDRLVWGEMRMEPTDLADVTGANYRFLINGQTAEAKPLYLFKPGEKLRLRFINASAMTHFDVRLPGLKMTVIAADGQPVEPVDVAEFRIAVAETYDVLVQPQTEQAYSIFAEAMDRSGYANATLTPRADLHAELPALRPMTLLTLADMGGEHAGHTAHQTSLQPPASEEVSHAHTELSAKPDPTMTQHAGHQHVTVETPPNPHAGHVMPVADTSDTAKPLSYSQLIATQPNHVLMGPPDREITLRLTGNMQRYIWSFDDTKYADAEPIRVKFGERIRFTYVNETMMNHPIHIHGLWQYLDNGNGMYNPKKHVINVKPGQTVSVDVPADAEGEWAFHCHLLYHMDTGMFRKLIVEKAKHEHQ from the coding sequence ATGCACTATTGGGATTTCTCCGGCGCTAGGTATTCTGCGGCTTGGCTATTGCTGGCTAGCTTGGTGTCCAGCGGGACCCAGGCCGATGTTTATCGTCTATCGATCTCGGAAAAATCGATCAATCTGATTGGCGACACCCAGCAGGCCGTGGTCGCGGACGAGGCTTTGCCGGCGCCTACCTTGCATTGGCGGGAAGGCGAGGATGTGACCTTGCAAGTCACTAATCTACTCAAAGAATCTACTTCAATACACTGGCACGGCATCATTCTGCCTTACCAAATGGACGGCGTGCCGGGCATCAGTTTCGACGGTATTGCGCCCGGCCAGACCTTTACCTATCAATTTAAAATCAAGCAAAGCGGCACCTACTGGTATCACGGCCATTCCGGGATGCAGGAACAACAGGGCTTGTTTGGAGCGCTGATCATAGCCCCGCAACAGGAGCAGCAAAAGGTGGATCGCGATTATGTGGTCATGCTGTCCGATTGGCCGCGCGCGGACCCGGCGCGGACCATGGCGCGCTTAAAAAAACAAAGTGACTATTACAATTTTCAGCAGCGCACGGTCGGTGATTTCTTCGCCGATATTCAGCGCTTGGGTTTTTGGGAAACCGTTAGCGATCGGCTAGTCTGGGGCGAGATGCGTATGGAGCCTACCGATCTGGCCGACGTGACCGGCGCCAATTACCGGTTTTTGATCAACGGCCAAACCGCCGAAGCGAAACCGCTATATCTATTCAAACCAGGCGAAAAACTGCGTTTGCGCTTTATCAACGCTTCGGCGATGACGCATTTTGACGTGCGCCTGCCGGGTCTGAAAATGACGGTGATTGCCGCCGACGGGCAACCCGTCGAGCCGGTCGATGTGGCGGAATTCCGGATTGCGGTGGCGGAAACCTACGATGTGTTGGTGCAGCCGCAAACCGAACAGGCTTACAGTATTTTTGCCGAAGCGATGGATCGCAGCGGTTATGCCAACGCGACGTTGACGCCGCGCGCGGACCTGCATGCCGAACTGCCGGCGTTGCGGCCCATGACCTTGTTGACCTTGGCAGATATGGGCGGGGAACATGCCGGTCACACCGCTCATCAAACATCGCTTCAGCCACCTGCCAGCGAGGAAGTTAGCCACGCGCATACGGAACTCTCGGCTAAACCCGACCCCACCATGACTCAACACGCCGGCCATCAGCATGTAACTGTCGAGACACCGCCAAACCCGCATGCCGGGCATGTGATGCCTGTTGCGGATACCAGCGACACAGCAAAGCCATTGAGCTATAGCCAGTTAATCGCCACGCAACCCAATCACGTGCTGATGGGGCCGCCGGATCGGGAAATCACGTTGCGGTTAACCGGTAATATGCAACGCTACATTTGGTCGTTCGACGACACCAAATACGCCGATGCGGAACCGATTCGGGTCAAGTTCGGCGAACGGATTCGCTTTACCTATGTCAACGAAACCATGATGAACCACCCTATCCATATTCACGGCCTCTGGCAGTATTTGGACAACGGTAACGGCATGTACAACCCGAAAAAACATGTGATCAACGTCAAACCCGGTCAGACTGTCAGCGTCGATGTACCAGCCGATGCGGAAGGGGAGTGGGCCTTTCATTGTCATTTGCTCTATCACATGGATACCGGCATGTTTCGTAAATTAATCGTAGAAAAGGCGAAACATGAGCATCAGTAA
- a CDS encoding RNA recognition motif domain-containing protein, protein MKLLIRNLPRTTTETELRAMFAEHGSVQSCSLVMDKDTNSSKGFGFVEMPKAGEAKAAIKTLNGLEMDGNRIRVKKAETNPGEAADD, encoded by the coding sequence ATGAAATTACTGATACGCAATCTCCCCCGCACCACCACCGAAACCGAATTGCGGGCTATGTTCGCGGAACACGGCAGCGTGCAATCCTGTTCGCTGGTGATGGACAAAGACACCAATAGCTCCAAAGGCTTTGGTTTTGTAGAGATGCCCAAAGCCGGCGAAGCCAAGGCCGCCATCAAAACCCTAAATGGTCTGGAAATGGACGGCAATCGCATTCGTGTGAAAAAGGCCGAAACCAACCCTGGCGAAGCCGCCGATGACTAA